Proteins encoded in a region of the Armatimonadota bacterium genome:
- a CDS encoding ATP phosphoribosyltransferase, with protein MILKLGLPKGSLQEATFSLFQRAGFAFHISSRSYQPVVDDPEIEPVLLRPQEIPQYVADGVIDAGLTGHDWVMDCGVDVHEVCELRYSKLTSNPIRVVMAVHNDAPYRTAEDLRGKRLATEYVRLTERFLEAKGVAAQVEFSWGACEVKVPSLVDAIVVNTETGSSLRAHNLRIIETLLTSTTRLVCGHGVWADSDKRHKLESLEILLTGAMNASRLVGLKMNVPMASKDVVLGLLPALQNPTLSPLADSEWVAAEVILSEKEVRDLIPALKRAGATGIVEYPLNKVIY; from the coding sequence ATGATCCTAAAGCTCGGCCTTCCGAAAGGCAGCCTCCAAGAAGCGACTTTCTCCCTCTTTCAGCGGGCGGGCTTTGCGTTCCATATCTCCTCGCGCTCGTATCAGCCGGTGGTCGACGACCCCGAGATCGAGCCCGTGCTGCTGCGCCCTCAGGAGATTCCTCAGTATGTGGCGGATGGGGTGATCGACGCAGGATTGACCGGCCACGACTGGGTGATGGACTGCGGCGTGGACGTCCACGAGGTCTGCGAACTGCGCTATTCGAAGCTGACCTCCAACCCGATTCGGGTCGTGATGGCCGTGCACAACGACGCCCCCTATCGGACGGCTGAGGACCTTCGCGGCAAGAGGTTGGCGACGGAGTATGTGCGCCTCACCGAGAGGTTTCTTGAGGCCAAGGGTGTTGCCGCACAAGTCGAATTCAGTTGGGGCGCGTGCGAAGTCAAGGTTCCCAGCCTTGTGGATGCGATCGTCGTGAACACCGAAACGGGGTCCTCGCTGCGCGCGCACAACCTTAGGATCATCGAGACCTTGCTTACGTCCACCACGCGTCTGGTCTGCGGGCACGGCGTTTGGGCCGATTCAGACAAGCGCCACAAGCTGGAGTCGCTGGAGATTCTGCTGACTGGCGCGATGAATGCGTCCAGGTTGGTTGGCTTAAAGATGAACGTACCAATGGCGAGCAAGGACGTGGTGCTGGGCCTGCTCCCGGCGCTGCAGAACCCGACGCTGTCGCCGCTGGCCGATTCGGAGTGGGTTGCCGCCGAGGTGATCTTGAGTGAAAAGGAGGTGCGCGACCTGATCCCTGCCCTCAAGCGCGCCGGCGCGACAGGAATCGTTGAATATCCGCTCAATAAGGTGATTTACTAG
- a CDS encoding site-specific DNA-methyltransferase: MPPNAPTSRVILGDARDLSAIDDGSVHLVVTSPPYWQIKDYGAEGQIGYHQSYEDYVNSLNLVWAECERVLHPGCRLCINVGDQFARAIHYGRYKLISIQSEIIRCCEALGLDYMGTIIWQKVTTTKTTGGAAIMGSYPHPRNGMIKVDYEHILLFRKLGQGPKGTKGQKDASALTREEWNTFFAGHWKIPGARQVQHQAVFPEEVPRRLIRMFSFPGETVLDPFAGSGTTLTAARELGRNGIGVEMNEAFLPLITERLQSDGPALLIERQEDVSTDFEPRIARLPYRFHDPHAFDRVNPKAKARP; encoded by the coding sequence ATGCCTCCCAATGCTCCCACCAGCCGCGTCATTCTTGGCGACGCGCGAGACCTTTCCGCCATCGACGACGGCTCGGTCCACCTCGTGGTCACATCGCCGCCTTATTGGCAGATCAAGGACTACGGCGCCGAGGGGCAGATCGGCTACCACCAAAGTTATGAGGACTACGTCAACAGCCTGAACTTGGTGTGGGCCGAATGCGAACGGGTGCTCCATCCTGGCTGCCGCCTTTGCATCAACGTTGGCGACCAGTTTGCCCGGGCCATTCACTACGGGCGCTACAAGCTCATCAGCATCCAAAGCGAAATCATCCGATGCTGCGAGGCGCTTGGGCTCGACTACATGGGCACGATCATCTGGCAGAAGGTGACCACCACCAAGACCACCGGCGGTGCGGCGATCATGGGAAGCTACCCTCATCCGCGCAACGGGATGATCAAGGTGGACTATGAGCACATTCTGCTCTTCAGGAAGCTTGGCCAAGGACCTAAAGGGACGAAGGGACAGAAGGACGCCTCGGCGCTGACGCGGGAGGAATGGAACACCTTCTTCGCGGGGCACTGGAAGATCCCGGGCGCCAGGCAGGTGCAGCATCAGGCGGTGTTCCCTGAGGAGGTCCCGCGGAGGCTGATCCGCATGTTCAGCTTCCCGGGTGAGACGGTTCTGGACCCGTTTGCGGGCAGCGGGACCACGCTCACAGCCGCAAGAGAGCTGGGCCGAAACGGCATTGGCGTGGAAATGAACGAGGCGTTTCTGCCCCTGATCACCGAACGGCTGCAAAGCGATGGGCCGGCGCTCCTGATCGAGCGACAAGAAGATGTCAGCACGGATTTCGAGCCGCGCATCGCGCGGCTTCCCTATCGGTTCCATGACCCTCACGCCTTCGACCGGGTGAATCCGAAGGCGAAGGCCAGGCCATAG
- a CDS encoding dipeptide epimerase: MPKFSFQIVELKKRYPLAISRGVSAGSRSVYVLAEDQGIVGLGEGAPGIGIEEDAPLNCRRQLEEFCSAERDGWTPEAVWQLAKEEGIEPAAMAALDIALWDLAAKKAGKPLYAFLGLENRSVPTSVTIGINPPEVIRERVPEILERTGAKFLKCKLGSPEGIEADKANFLASREASAPFNVSLRVDANGGWSLTDAKHMLVWLAERGVDYVEQPLVEGAEDQLPELFASRPLPIYVDESCRWASDVARLAGRVDGVNLKLMKCGGITEALRIVAEARRHGLKTMIGCMSESSVAIGAGASIGALFDHIDLDSHLNLAPDPATGLEFVEGVVRCREVPGHGVELRLP, translated from the coding sequence GTGCCGAAGTTCTCCTTTCAGATCGTGGAGCTCAAGAAGCGCTATCCACTGGCCATCAGCCGAGGGGTGAGCGCCGGGAGCCGAAGCGTCTATGTTCTTGCCGAAGACCAAGGAATCGTTGGCCTAGGCGAGGGCGCGCCCGGGATCGGGATTGAAGAAGACGCTCCTCTGAACTGCCGGCGGCAGTTGGAGGAGTTCTGTTCGGCTGAACGGGATGGCTGGACCCCCGAGGCCGTGTGGCAACTCGCCAAAGAGGAAGGAATCGAGCCCGCAGCCATGGCCGCGCTGGACATCGCACTTTGGGATTTGGCCGCCAAGAAGGCTGGCAAACCCCTCTATGCGTTTCTGGGGCTGGAGAATCGATCGGTCCCGACGAGCGTGACCATTGGCATCAACCCGCCCGAGGTGATCCGCGAGCGGGTACCGGAGATTCTGGAAAGGACCGGCGCGAAGTTCCTCAAGTGCAAACTGGGATCTCCGGAGGGCATCGAGGCCGACAAGGCCAATTTCCTTGCCTCGCGCGAGGCGTCGGCTCCCTTCAACGTGAGTTTACGGGTAGATGCGAACGGAGGGTGGAGCCTGACGGACGCCAAGCACATGCTCGTCTGGCTCGCCGAGAGAGGCGTGGACTACGTCGAGCAGCCGCTCGTCGAGGGCGCCGAGGATCAGCTTCCTGAACTCTTCGCGAGCCGCCCTTTGCCAATCTATGTGGACGAGTCCTGCCGATGGGCCTCCGACGTCGCGCGCCTTGCCGGGAGGGTGGACGGTGTCAACCTCAAGCTCATGAAATGCGGGGGGATCACCGAGGCGCTGAGGATCGTGGCGGAAGCACGCAGACACGGCCTCAAGACCATGATCGGGTGCATGAGCGAGTCGTCAGTGGCGATCGGAGCTGGAGCCTCGATCGGTGCGCTATTTGATCACATCGACCTCGATTCCCACCTGAATCTGGCGCCCGATCCCGCCACGGGTTTGGAGTTCGTGGAGGGCGTGGTCCGCTGCCGTGAGGTTCCCGGGCACGGGGTGGAGCTGAGACTGCCATGA
- a CDS encoding DUF1611 domain-containing protein has product MIEKHHKLALYMEGAIGEMAAKMGSGCLRYSPNEIVAVIDSRFAGRDVADVSDSARSCPVVADVDAAAALGADVLVLGIAPPGGLIPKEWYPDLDRAVSLGLSLVNGLHDLLGPRYPALCEGQFVWDIRVEPPGLDIAHGEARNLTNTRVLMIGTDMSCGKMTAGLEIWKTARERGMDARFVATGQIGIVVTGSGVPLDAIRVDFAGGAIEREVLKGKHADMVIVEGQGSLIHPASTANLPLLRGTMPTHLVLCHRAGAETLRRVPWVKIPPLRQLATLYEDLAEACGTFPRPKTAAICLNTGGLSEEEAREHIERTERETGLPATDPVRTGVQRVLEAVLE; this is encoded by the coding sequence ATGATCGAGAAGCACCACAAGTTGGCGCTCTACATGGAGGGCGCCATTGGAGAAATGGCCGCCAAGATGGGCAGCGGCTGCCTGCGGTATTCGCCTAACGAGATCGTTGCCGTCATTGACTCCCGATTTGCGGGCAGGGATGTTGCCGACGTGTCCGATTCGGCCCGCTCCTGCCCCGTCGTGGCGGATGTCGACGCCGCGGCCGCGCTCGGCGCCGATGTACTCGTTCTTGGGATCGCGCCGCCGGGAGGGCTGATCCCCAAAGAGTGGTATCCCGACCTCGACAGGGCCGTGTCGCTGGGGTTGTCGCTGGTGAATGGGCTGCACGACCTTCTCGGGCCGAGGTATCCGGCGCTTTGCGAGGGACAATTTGTCTGGGACATTCGCGTGGAGCCGCCCGGTCTCGATATCGCCCACGGAGAGGCTCGAAACCTCACGAATACGCGCGTCTTGATGATCGGCACGGACATGAGCTGCGGGAAGATGACGGCCGGCCTTGAGATCTGGAAGACGGCCCGCGAACGGGGTATGGATGCCCGGTTCGTCGCAACGGGCCAGATCGGGATTGTCGTCACCGGCTCGGGTGTGCCGCTGGACGCGATCCGGGTGGATTTCGCAGGAGGCGCCATCGAGCGCGAGGTGCTGAAGGGCAAACACGCGGACATGGTGATCGTCGAAGGCCAGGGCTCGCTCATCCATCCGGCGAGCACCGCCAACCTGCCCCTCCTGAGAGGCACGATGCCAACCCACCTGGTGCTTTGCCATCGCGCGGGGGCTGAGACGCTGCGGCGCGTGCCGTGGGTCAAGATTCCCCCACTGCGGCAGCTCGCCACCCTCTATGAGGACCTCGCCGAGGCTTGCGGCACATTTCCGCGCCCCAAAACGGCTGCGATCTGTCTGAATACGGGCGGTCTTTCGGAGGAAGAGGCCAGGGAGCACATCGAACGAACCGAGCGTGAGACGGGCCTGCCGGCCACCGATCCGGTGCGGACCGGGGTGCAACGGGTGCTGGAGGCGGTCTTGGAATGA